The DNA sequence ataataaaaggtaaatgacttatcgagaactaaaaatggacgtttgggatttgcttatcgagaagtcatatttaAAGAATAAATACATATCAATATGCCATTTTCCTGACTCTTAGCGATTTCTGAAACGTTTATAATTCATATTATAGTTAATTTCcaaataaatcaaattaattttgatttactagaaattaatcagctgcaaaatattagttgagttcttgcctcaGGATGAAGAATTttacattccaatttcacctacaagtctagtaaaaggtgcttcatccaaaggtttagtgaaaatatcagctaattatttttctgttggaacaaaaatgagttCACTtataccatttgtagcatgttctctaataaaatggtaccttacatcaagtgctttgttctagagtgattaactggattagccacaatagatatagcactaatATTGTCAAACATAATTGGGATTTTGTGTAACGTTagaccataatccattagctgatttctaatccaaagcacttgagcatagCAACTTCCAGCACCTATGTATTCAACCTCAGCTATgaaagttgacacagattgtagtttctttctataccaggatacaagtctttgtccaagaaactgacagcttccactagtgctctttctgtccaCCCTGCgtccaacaaaatctgcatctgtgtatccaacagttTCAAAACCAATTCTCTtaagataccataatcccaagttaggagtcctgttcaagtatctgaaaatcctcttcacagccatcaaatgttgCACACATACTTCTTGCATAATAGAGTCTTGTCcattgttcctctagtgaatccatattTCAGTAGAAAATCAGacaatgtgtcataccaggctccaGGTGCTtattttagtccatagagagccttcaGCAACGTGtatacaaagtttggaaattatggatcttgAAAGGGAGGTCGTTGTTGCAgttaaacttcttcttctaactcaccattaaggaaagtactcttgatatccattttttatactttaaaatttgaatgtgcaacagATACAAGAAAAATcattattgcttcaagtcttacaactagagcaaaagtttcatcatagtcaattccttcctcctgtgagtagccttttacaaccaaccttgctttatgTCTGGTgataattccattttcatccatcttgttcctgtacacccactttgtttcaattacacttctgttctttggtgccagaaccaactcccaaactttgtttatttcaaactgatttagctcctcttgcataacAGATATCGAATCAGGATAAGGTAGAGCTTCTTCATTTATCTttggctcaatttgtgaaagaaaatatatatttagacattcatttgcagttccacttctagtccttactccgacagttggatcaccaataattgcttctctagtgtgacttttatcctactttctggtgtgagtttgttgacttgagttttctgtattttcttcaccattttcatgacttgcagaaccttcttctctttctccccctgagtttgtgctataaaattcaggtacatgagatgagcttccattctcattattcatttgttcagttgactcttcatctattttgtgatttgtattcagtttcatcatcagaatcactatcaatgttgagattttcaaactttagggcttctacttcattttcatcaaggaaTTCCATGTctgggcacttgtcatcatcaaaagtaacatatgtGCTTTACATAATTTTCctttgttcaagcacatagaacttgtaggcagttctttccaatgaatcTCCTTGAAAAATTGTCTCAAAAACTTTTAAgtgaaattttcccatatattcagagttgtccttcaaaacataacacttgcttccaaacacatgaagatgctttaaagtaggctttctcttagacaatATTGAGTAGGGTAATTTTCCAAGATTTTTGttaattaaatatctattttgagtatagcatgcagtgttcacagcttcttcccaaaaactagttggcaacttggcatcttgcagcattgttctagcagctttcATTAATGTTCTATTTTTCTTTTCAACCACATCATTTTGTTGAGGTATCCTAGCTACTAAGAATTCTTGAACAgtgcccttgtctttgcagaattctgTCAAGGTTGCATTCatgaattctgtgccattatcactgctcaatcttttcacacattcCTGATATTCAGCCTGCTtttcaatcttcttgatgtgttcaattatgatgtgaggagtttcatctttagagtacataaattctacccatgtgtatctttaGTAGTCATCGACCATCACAAGTGCACACTTCTTTCTAGAAATTGAGGACAtaaactggtccaaataagtccatgtgaataagttgcaaaggtgcacttatagaattcacagttttactcttgtgacttgatttcttcattttttctttttgacaagcttcacaaacttcattATGAGCAAATTCGAGATgaggcatgtctctcactaactcatTTCTTactagagtgttgattgccttgaaattcaagtgagacagttTCTTATGCCACAACTTATTTTGCTCTACAAATTCCTTgatgtagaagcaacaaattccatcctcatttgttgagtccaagtctgcaacaaataagtttcctttccttactcctttcagagcaacttcaccagtctttttgctgataaaagttcattcttctttgttaaatgagaccttgaatcctttgtatgcaaattgactaacactaagaaaattcacttcaagaccagctaccagagctacatcttctatgacaacatttccagaaataaaTTTTCCATATTCCATTCTAAAAcctttgctattatctccaaaATTCACTAATGCGCCAGCCTTCTCCTTAAATTGTGATAACAGGgtcatatcacctgtcatatgtcttgagcatccactatctatgatccatatgactttttcctttttccctgcacacaatgaggattaagtgtgtttatcAACCCAATCAATGTTGAGTACTTTCTTCTTATTTACAGAATGTGCATAATTAGAATGAGTGGATTCAGATAAAATAGTGTTCATGGACTGTTGTGCATTCTCCCTTTTTGTTACAGACATAACATTCACTTCTTTGAGGTATACTATAAGTTTAtgacaactcttcatcactttcatgttgcaagggatgcagtcaaaaTTGTCATAGAATGAGTATGGATCATTTgtatttgcttcattgtacttgtatgctccttctactggcttgctaataacctttttacaaaggtgagttagatgattcacagagccacatttttgacattgttttcttggagcatctacaacaaatgcaaagttgttgaTTTTGTTTATCTTAATTTTCCCATTTCTactcttctttttctttcttgtatcttcagtttttacttccttaattggtgtcttggaatcttgattgaccatgggcttcttttcaactttagaagttggagttgtttctgcaattttcttttcattgtcttcatcagcaatttcttgctttatgatcaactcttcttcactgaaatctacttaacatgctttgaacataggtgaaacaACTTTTCTCAGCATAGCCGGGGCATCTTCATTTTCAGTAGCTTTTCCTTTACCACTTACAgctttcttgttgttgttcaaagcatcataatcaagaccaatatctatgttagcacatggcttatttttctcatggtattgaccaaccaacttagatgcattcctgaaagtTTTTAACTTTACTTCATCCTTTTTCAGGTTCTCCCTCAACACAACTTCTATTTCAGAAACACACTTTAGCTTATTTTTCAGATAATCATTTTCTTGCTTGAATGAATCAAGCTCTACAAACAACAGatccagcttttgcttctcactctcaagcttctcattagcttttgttagcctaatcacttcctcagtagctgctaccatgTTAATGTGTATATGGAACATCTCTATACTCATCTTTTCTACaatctccttatattgactaacatttaaatcaatagtggttagagttggtacctctaaTTTTGAtgtggatgcttctccatgctcaaaatcCTTTAGTGCATAGCTTcaaacttcttcatcctcatcataaTTGTTAGTGTCATCCAAACTCTGTGCTTCTATAATATAGGCTTTTCCAaactgtttcttcaagagagcttcatactttgcttccggTTCCAGGTAAGCTTTATcattcttcacctttttaggctttctgcattcagtaataaagtgacccaactcatcacagttgaagcaccttatctttgatgTATCCACAAATCATGTTTTTTAGCAACCTTTGCTAGCTGAACTGTAATGAGCTTTTGGTTTacaattgttgttgttggaagattgtcccttgtttttgaaaaaccttggcttcttcactcttatgttggaaaatttcctAACCAAGAAAGCCATGGATTGATCAtattcatctagctcatccagggtgtaatattcatcttcctccagctccaacaaaacttgcttctgaggtcctttgttcttttgttctacagcttgaataactggaacttgaTTGTCTTActcatcttcacttgcttctcTATCATTTATAATCAAAGCACCGAAACCATCAACAACATATCCATgatgtgctttcaatgactttctttacagcatctcaagttcataagttttcaagattccatatagaataTCCAGAGTCATTCTActtagatctcttccttctcttatggcTGATATCTTTTGTTCAAGATGGTCCGGAAGGGCTAGAAGAAACTTTAgattaacctcctcagcttcataatatttatcatgtagctgcaagtcatttatcaatttgttgaacctttcaaaaacttcagtaattccttcttttggtttagccataaaccttTCATACTGACAAAACAGAATCTTCATTTGGACTGAGCTAACTTCATATGTTCCTTCACAAAGGATCTCTATTTTCTCCAAGATCTGTTTGGccgtgtcacagttgacaatattattgtacattacattgtcaagtgactctattaagatcagctgtaagccactatccaaggagactttttcttttttaggttcagtatattctgaaggatctttggGAACATATTGTgttggaatgaccatgtctccatctgtagattcctcaactcttactaTGGGGGTGAAAGGCCCgttcttgaggatctgaatgtataatggattggccatcctgatgaataacatcattttctttttttataatgtgtagttagatctgttAAAGGTAGAGATTTTTATACTACTAagtttctgtgtattcattcttccaaaatctttaatctgtttgctttcagattttgccctgataccacttgttaggtaatgaatacaacatagaggggggttgaatgtgtCTTGGATTATTTTTGACAATTTTGAACTATTATGGAAGTGGTGAACAAAGTAGTCTAACTTGTAGGGATAATATGTTTAAACAAAAATAACAAAatatgcacatgaacacactatcttcaaaactcacttaattttatatttaaaatcaagtatgtcttgctacaaatttatggattctttgttgataaagaactctaCTTTTTttttgagagagttacaagatttttagaTTTATTTGTCACTTtttaaaacaaagcatccagtgtttattttatagaacagtaaacacactttatagaatagtaaacactggttttacacagcatgcattagcatgtactaaaccctgcttttagttaactaaaactttcGATTTCTAGCTTAGTGTATTTTTGCAAATCGCGCATctctgtgactttactttgtcagttaatcttggcctttgatttagtactcttcaaactgctttttgtagacttttcaaatcagtgattgatttgtttgttgattgataatcttggatatttaactagAATGCATTTTGTACTTTAAGTTTTATATCGAGATttccagtttgttatatagagaactcaacatctcgataagtataatgacttatcgaggtctcttatatgtctatagttgttttgacttatcgaagtctctgacTTTTCTATAAGAGAACTTGGCTTGTTCAAATCTCTGAATTTCTGCATCTAGAGAAAAGACTTTTCGATATCACTGAAATCTCAATttgcatattgacttatcgatatatctgagatctctaatcagagtttgacttatcgatatctccaatcttcgcatcttcattttggcttgtcgatatctctgacttctctaatgcataaatgacttgtcgatatatcaaagatctctatatacattttgacttatcgatatctctgagatctctaatgatgatttgacttgtcgatatctccaatctttatatcttcatttggcttgtcgatatttccgagacttctctataagcttttcttgacttctcgataagtcattctggagttctcgaatgacttctctatatcatttgatctgtgacttgtagatttcttgactgaaaatattttttccaaaacagatttatttaactccaagcttcttcacaatgtctatgaggcatgatcttcatgatcttctccagagtttattcttaggttTGACACTGTTTACATTgaaatactccagtctaatctattgaCACTTTTACAAACTGAAGTAACACAATACACAATGCAAACGTAGATTATCATACAAATTACTTAgtgtcaatttgacttagtcttgttatagtacgggtatgtcttgcacaacaaataCGAACATGAAACATTATTACAATCAACACATAATTTAAAATACATATTTGAACTTATATAGAAAATCAGTATAAGCTGAATACCGAAAATATCCTTATATATATTAACAACAGGTTCTTTACATGTTCACTGTCCTTGTACAAGTTACGAGGTCTTAACTTTTTTTACAAACtgtaatttttattataacttggttCTATGACTTTATATTTTCTTAATTTAAGTAATTTCTTATTATCTAAATGGTTGTTACGGAATTTTTTATTAATACATCTCagaattataatatttaaataattatttaaaaaacaatagtACAAATGTAAGTATTTGAtataaacaaatatatatatatatatatttaaatttacGATAAACTATTAAATTGCTAAATTACTAGAAATAGTCTCTTTATCCCGCTAAAATACGACCAAAATTTATTCTACTAAACTACAATCATGGTTGCTTCCTaatttttctattatttttattataaatctataaatattatatatttaaataaatatataaaagttattatatgattgaataaacaaaattttaaaattatttgaatattagGGCAAATTAATACAAAGAACAATAAAAAGTTATTATAAGCAATAAAAAGTCTTATAAGCATTCAAAAGCTTCTAGCTTAGTAGCAACTAAACACATCCAAAGAAAACTACAGCCAACCATAAAGGTCAGGGACTGCACAGTAGATCATCTCCAAATTCCAAAATCATTTTGAAATTCTGTCATCTTCTCCATGCGGAGAGCCTGTAAATCTTGTAGTTTACTACTAGCATCATCAATATGACAGTCAATTTCATAAAGCTCGGGAATCAGCCCGTTAACCAACCAACTAACGTTGAACACCTGACTCTTCAAGTAAGCAAATACATCCCTGAACTCAAGAATAACATCAGAATTAACATCAGTCATAGATATCTTAGTAAAGTCATTCAGCGAGGTGCACAGCATGTTCAAATTCATTGTACATAGGTTATTGTTTTTTAAGGTGAAGTGTTCAAAGGTTTTCGGGTACTTGTGCATTATGCGATCAAGTAGGCATACAAACTCCAAATTAACCTCATGACCCTGCAATAACCCCAGTACTCTATTCCCCTTAAAAGAGCTCAACAGATCATTGTTTGTCCCTTCATCTAGAGCATCAGTTTTTCTGGCTCTGTCGGCATCAACTCGAGAATTTTCCACCGAATCAACACAAATTATCCCATTAATATATTGACAATCACCCAATTCCTTTGCTGGAGAAGCCAAAGGCTCGTGTACTACTGAAACTGGTGCCCTGTTATTCTAgggaaaataaataaatttgatgACATATCTCTAGCTTGCATAAGAAAAGTATAACTTACATAATATATCTAGTTTACAAAAAATAACATGTACCCTAAAGATTAGTAATGTACACACTATAGAAGTTCTGCAAAATATACTATCAACGACACTAGCATCGAACTATAGAGTGACAGACAATTTTGAAAACCACTGTCTTGGAGCATGTCGTAGACCGTATAAAGATTTGTGCAGTTGACAGACAAGAAGAGAATTGGTCTTGACCAATGTTTGATTAACTTGAATCCTGCATCCAAGGTGAGTATAACCCTGTGGCAGTTTCATGAACACAGTTTTATATAAGTCTCCATATAAAAAGCATTTGATACATCCATATGGACTGTTTCCCAGTTTGCAAGAGCAGCAACTGCCAGTAAGGTCCGGACAGTGGTGAGTTTAGCAACAGGAACATACATTTCAGTAAAATCTTCTCCCAACGTTTGATTGCAGCCCAGAATCACAAGTCTGGCTTTCTTCCTTTCAAAAGTACCATCAGCTCTATATTTGGTTTTATAGAGCCATTTACACCCAATGGCTCTCTTTTGAGGTGGTAGAGTGGTAATAGACCAGGTGTGGTTTGTTTCTAATGCTGTAAGTTCAGCATTCATGGCTTCCACCCAGCCTGAATCTGTGACAGCATCTTTGAAATATATGGGATCATTTGTAGAGATAAGAGTTGATTGAAGACATTGGAAGTGTGGTTGGGTAGAGGTGAAGGCCAGGTTTGACACTTGTGGTATATGAGCTGAGGTATTGAGTGAAGAAGTGGCCTGAAAGGTTTGATACTATTGGAGCCAAGGTGGAGTTTGTCGAGTTCTGTTAGATCTTCTAACAAGAGGTGGTGGACTATCATCAGGAGATGTGATGTTTGGTGAGGAGTTGGTTGTGTCTGAATGAGTATCACATTCAGAGGACAAAGGTGACATACTATCTCTATTTTCTGCAAGACTCGTGTAAGGATCAAACTCATCAAAGAATGCTCGTGGCTGAATAATTATTTCAGAGACTGGCAGGGGCTTCGTGTAACTGGAAAGAAAGTCTGGGTGAtagggaaatatatattcgtgAAATTTCACATCTCTTGAAGTGAATGTGACTTGAGTGAAAAGGTTTAATAGTTTGTAGCCTTTTTGAGTAGAAGGGTACCCAAGGAATACACAGGGAACAACTCTGGGGGACAATTTGTGTGGAGTTAATGAGGGGTTATTAGCAAATGCTAAACAGCTAATGACTTTTTGATGAGAATAATATGGTGGTTTGTTATGTAGAATATAGTATGGTGTAGTATTTTGCAATACATGAGTATGGAGACGGTTGATGATATGTAAAGCAGCCTCACACAATCACCCCATAGTGACACATGCAAATGGGCATGGAATCTGAGGGCCCTTGCAATTTCAAGAATATGGAGGTGTTTCCTCTCCACCCTAGCGTTTTGCTGAGGTTTATGAGAGCGAGAAGTCTGGTGCAATATGCCATTATCATGAAAGAACTGGATGAATTTGGAATCAGCAAATTCCAATGCATTATCAAAACGAACAGTTTGGATTTGTTTTTTGAATTGTGTTTGAGCATAGTTGTGAAAGGCTTTGAAAACAGAGAAAGCATCTGACTTATGAACCAACAGTGAAATCCATGTATGTCTACTGTGGTCATCTACCAAGGTTAAGAAATACTTGTGATGACCTTGTGTTGGAACTTTATAAGGTCCCCAGGTGTCCATATGAACCAGTTCAAAATTCTCAAAAGCATAGGAGTCACTAAGAATAAAGGGGAGATCAGTGAATTTTGCCATGGGACAAGTTACACAAGTTTGAATAGAGCTGTTAAGAAGAGGTAATTCAGAAATTTGTTTAAGTTTAGCTATGGGATTATGATCCAAGCGATGATGCCAGATACTAATAGATGTGTCACAGGGAGAATCAATAACAGAGTTTAGACAAGTAATGGTCGACATATTGTGTTTAGATAGCCAACACAGGGGGTCTTTAGTGTTAACTAGGTAGCAGGACTTGTTTTGCCTCACCTACAGCTTGTATAGTTTGAGAGAGATTATCTATGATTAAGCAATATGTGGGAAGGAATTTGACTTCACAGTTGCAGTGTTTGATAAGCTTCTGAACAGATAATAGATTATGTTTAAAGAAAGGAACACATAGCACATTTTTCAAGCACATGTCATTGGGAAGAAATATTTTACCAGTGTGAGTTATCTTTACTGTAGCTCTAGTGGGCAGATTGATGTGCGTAGCAGTTGTCACGACTGTTGGAGAGTCAAGATTAATCAAATGGGGTGTCATATGATCAGAGGCCCTATAGTCAATTATCCAATCCCCTGCTGCAACACTTGCATTGTGACATGTCATCATGCCAGAGAATGGAGTTTCCAGTTGTTCTTCAGGAGCTTGTGATCCTTGATAACTAGACATTTGCATTAGTTGTGCAAGTTGAGCCAGCTGCTCAGGTGTGAACAGTGTGGTATATGCATTGGATAATTCTGCAGATTGAGCCACATTTGCAGTTCTAAACTGCTGTCTCTGATTTCCAGTCCATATAGCTCTGTTGCCTTGAATATTTGTAGCTGAGGGCCTGTACTGATTTCCAGTGATTGGACTGTTGCCTTTGTATTTAGGATGCCACCTTGGATATCCAATATTGGACCAACACCTATCTTGCGTGTGTCCCTTGCCTCCATAAGCATTGCAATGATATATTTTTGGAGATGGAGATTGAGATGAAGATGCCCCTTTGCTATACATAGCCAGAATATCTTGTTCAGGCACTTTAAGTGGTTTTAAAAGCTCTCTCTAGGCTTCCTCTTGCTGTAGAATAGCCGTAGCATTCTCAACACTAGATAATAGATTAGTCAACAACAACTGACTCCTCTGTGGAGAGTAGATTTCATTGAGACCATTTAAGTACTGAAACAATTTAGATTCCTCTTTCTGTAACTCAATCTCAGGCGTAGATGCAACAACAGTTGGTAAAGCATTTAAAGAATCTAATTCTTCCCAGAAGGTTCTAAGAGCAGTGTAATAATCATTGACAGACATATCATTTTTCTTTATATCATACAACTCCTTATTCAATTTTTATTTCCTGGACCCATTAGACACTGAGAAGCGTTATTCCATATTCGACCATATTTCTCTAGACATGTTCGTATAAATAATAGACTATCTAATAGCAGGAGAAACATTAGAGGTGAGCCAAGAGATTACCATGTTGTCACATGTATCCCACATATCTCCTTTAGCTGCATCATCAGTAGATCTCTCCCTAGACGTGCCTTTAACAAATCCAAGTTTGCGTTTTGATGTAAGTCCAATCTCCAGAGATCGTTTCCAAGCTCTATAATCTGAGCTGCCTGGCAATTTATCAACTTGAATGGATGTGGCCCCATCTGAAGGGTGTAGAAAGAGAGGATTCAACATATCTTGGTATGAAATTCGAGGAGCAGCCGTGGTTTTGCAAAAAGATTCAAAAAGTAGATCTGAAACACTGATTAAAAATGAAGTCTTAATGTGTtcaaaaaacaagaaaaatagaTCTGTTTTGATAGATATGGATCTGGTACCATGAAGAGCAAAATAAAATGATAGCAGAAGCTATCTCATGACAGATATAATCATGAATCAATGATTGCAGAATGAATGAATGCGGAGAATAAAGCAAAATGAAACTGTATTAAAACTGCATTGAGAGAGACAGATCTGATAGGCTAGGATAAATAGCCAATGTTCACACCCAAGGACAAAACACACATAAGGACAAACGTTTATCCATACATCCAATAATACTAAAACAGAATAAAAGGAGAATATGCGAAGGTGATCTGTCATTCTTCATGAGCTGGCCATGCATTGATTTATTCCTTTCCTTATCAGGATCCCCTACAATATAGTATTGTATTTTGAAGGAGATATACTTAATAAATGTTGCATGGCTTCAAGTA is a window from the Apium graveolens cultivar Ventura chromosome 1, ASM990537v1, whole genome shotgun sequence genome containing:
- the LOC141669532 gene encoding uncharacterized protein LOC141669532 isoform X2 → MGPHPFKLINCQAAQIIELGNDLWRLDLHQNANLDLLKARLGRDLLMMQLKEICGIHVTTWAPVSVVHEPLASPAKELGDCQYINGIICVDSVENSRVDADRARKTDALDEGTNNDLLSSFKGNRVLGLLQGHEVNLEFVCLLDRIMHKYPKTFEHFTLKNNNLCTMNLNMLCTSLNDFTKISMTDVNSDVILEFRDVFAYLKSQVFNVSWLVNGLIPELYEIDCHIDDASSKLQDLQALRMEKMTEFQNDFGIWR
- the LOC141669532 gene encoding uncharacterized protein LOC141669532 isoform X1 codes for the protein MLNPLFLHPSDGATSIQVDKLPGSSDYRAWKRSLEIGLTSKRKLGFVKGTSRERSTDDAAKGDMWDTCDNMNNRAPVSVVHEPLASPAKELGDCQYINGIICVDSVENSRVDADRARKTDALDEGTNNDLLSSFKGNRVLGLLQGHEVNLEFVCLLDRIMHKYPKTFEHFTLKNNNLCTMNLNMLCTSLNDFTKISMTDVNSDVILEFRDVFAYLKSQVFNVSWLVNGLIPELYEIDCHIDDASSKLQDLQALRMEKMTEFQNDFGIWR